Proteins from a genomic interval of Maylandia zebra isolate NMK-2024a linkage group LG15, Mzebra_GT3a, whole genome shotgun sequence:
- the kif26aa gene encoding kinesin-like protein KIF26A isoform X3, whose protein sequence is MDWKELAAHKLSLSRRKKSPPGSASLPGESPEPLLYTGGFSGALQLSPPAIPPCLLRAGSKVKDTPGMGKVRVMVRICSVQDESSESMSFLKVDGRKKQLTLCETSAQRRSSASAPKTFTFDAIFSQDASQAEVCSGTVAEVIQSVVNGADGCIFCFGHAHLGKTYTMIGRDCSTQSLGVAPTAISWLFNVIEDRKEKSGACFSVRVSAVEISGREETLTDLLAELAAAGHQEAPGPAVLLREDPICGSQLQNQIEVRASSAERAASFLDAALAARKSNQMPNNQEVRRNSHFLFTLHLYQERLDKSNKAAMSSRSRLHLLDLGSCETDISRTREGGGGQCLSFSALGNVILALANGAKHVPYRDSKLTMLLRESLGNINCRTTMIAHISDSPAGYMETLTTVQLAYRIHRMRKKKSKHASSSSGGESSCEEGPSCRPPRLRPFHPLTVALDPDVPLLLSSDPDYSSSSEHSCDTVIYVGPGGKAISDRELSDNEGPPSFVPIIPSLNKKRVKDAPKSDGDHFKCNTFAELQERLDCIDGSEGPAMFGTEKKSVALKAQSGPLKPTEATSPPKSEKNSSHMFSESTLTTFIDKSDQDQPKLPSAGGFIETSKRTSADGEKLSGTPVQPCVVKSGGAPTHDSEPVVREKVYLRGAVPKPLASPSLPRTTRTAPRPKEALGRTPPVSISEQAMRQDQPPKSISPNLNTDGAAHTSRYPTEVNNLRASLLGRCLDGDFLRTTITLQQPVELNGEDELVFTVIEELPHSLVPDNGRPSNLLSFNTDCFPQTLAAGSRPVSIISSINDEYDAYTSLQGAVGPGTDVGTEHQQGLLSHNKKQPSVGSWLCESAEGDGIHSQSRLYLRDKTMDNATLLSSPCIFHKQPFLQHGIRSSLNDSGVCFSELESDPASPNKPSFTKCPPSPESAKASLKGSLKVKANTLNTSVSTQIPRHATHSSLPRKTKPTSSAAVGCSRQEGRQDDVLLQRSSYCDTREAEFLSASKPTRSGVTNVSSKRSGGNSNSVPRPPKMQMSSSAQRVVDGCEKSSSRRGDTLIKLPRLTRGATTLGTVSTPQEAASVISTLRFSSLGKKANGQKSSTKFGQSSQEQKLRIVLSPSALKTSSNTGKSSEDEVHVKLRAGSFSHRTSSFKTEHSFARTSSSLKTQGAKDSSRYFGSLMSLERCDSPTLAGSKPELFRENSGATSGGNGRSNRSVPRLSDPASTSTSAFPSQVPAGVFAATSKLWQVRSGSGSRGAASGGLKLRTLSASTSKSPSSSPKLPENVAGCNTNLPSNGKSPSRSGTGGKTVKGTIMGTKQTIGRAANSRISELVSGSQRKMFGGGAGSDIPGSRTGSITGSPLNAPLPSPYSKITAPRRPQRYSSGHGSDNSSILSGELPPAMGRTALFYHSGGSSGYESMIRDSETTGSTSSAHDSMSESRASSSNRSRVSKSPKKRGNGFLRRRLIPAPLPDTSSLGRKLGGQWVDLPPLGGTLKEQFEIKVYEIDNVECVQKRKEALMGSEQTFHDVEKGLLYFNARLRMLEKRQQQIQELKSKHDRLKAELEEAKSWLMLHPSRWSGEFDVDQDLDCESQEYLEALAQATGELEYCVNLCKSRLMMETCFDITVMTAGDAAQGGRQEVEV, encoded by the exons GCTGAAGTGTGTTCAGGAACGGTGGCAGAGGTCATCCAGTCGGTGGTGAATGGCGCGGACGGCTGCATCTTCTGCTTCGGGCATGCTCACCTGG GTAAGACGTACACCATGATTGGTCGGGACTGCTCCACCCAGAGCCTGGGTGTGGCTCCAACAGCGATCTCCTGGCTGTTCAATGTGATCGAGGACCGGAAGGAAAAGTCCGGAGCTTGTTTCTCAGTCAGAGTGTCGGCCGTGGAGATCTCCGGCCGCGAGGAGACGCTCACCGACCTCTTGGCCGAACTGGCGGCGGCAGGGCACCAGGAGGCACCAGGCCCTGCTGTGTTGCTGAGAGAAGATCCCATCTGTGGATCCCAG CTGCAGAACCAGATAGAGGTTCGGGCGAGCAGTGCCGAGCGAGCAGCATCCTTCCTGGACGCCGCCCTGGCAGCGAGGAAGAGCAACCAAATGCCGAACAACCAGGAAGTCCGAAGGAACTCCCACTTCCTGTTTACCCTGCACCTCTaccaggagagactggacaAGAGCAACAAGGCAGcca TGTCCAGTCGGAGTCGCCTTCACCTCCTGGATTTGGGCAGCTGCGAGACGGACATCAGCAGGACCCGAGAGGGGGGCGGGGGTCAGTGTCTGTCGTTCTCGGCGCTGGGAAATGTCATCCTTGCCCTTGCCAATGGAGCCAAGCACGTTCCCTACAG GGATAGCAAGCTCACCATGCTGCTCCGCGAATCCTTGGGCAACATCAACTGCCGCACCACCATGATCGCTCACATCTCCGACTCCCCGGCGGGCTACATGGAGACGTTGACCACGGTGCAGTTGGCCTATCGCATCCACCGCATGAGGAAGAAGAAGTCGAAG CATGCCTCCAGCTCATCTGGAGGGGAGAGCTCCTGTGAGGAAGGCCCATCCTGTCGGCCTCCTCGTCTTCGACCCTTCCACCCTCTGACCGTGGCCCTCGACCCGGATGTTCCGCTGCTACTCTCGAGTGATCCCGACTATTCCTCCAGCAGTGAGCACTCCTGTGACACTGTCATCTACGTTGGGCCGGGAGGGAAGGCAATCTCAGACCGAGAGCTGAGCGACAACGAGGGTCCGCCTTCCTTCGTTCCCATTATTCCGTCCCTGAACAAAAAGCGAGTCAAAGATGCACCCAAGTCCGACGGTGACCACTTTAAGTGTAACACGTTTGCAGAACTACAGGAGAGACTCGACTGCATTGATGGCAGCGAGGGCCCGGCCATGTTCGGCACAGAGAAGAAATCAGTAGCGCTGAAGGCTCAGAGTGGCCCTCTTAAACCCACAGAGGCAACGTCTCCACCCAAATCTGAGAAGAACTCGTCCCACATGTTCTCAGAAAGCACACTGACAACATTCATAGACAAATCAGATCAGGATCAGCCCAAACTACCTTCAGCTGGTGGCTTCATCGAGACGTCCAAAAGGACGAGTGCAGATGGAGAGAAGCTTTCAGGCACCCCCGTTCAGCCATGTGTGGTAAAGTCAGGGGGGGCTCCAACCCATGACTCAGAGCCTGTAGTTCGAGAGAAAGTCTACCTCAGAGGAGCTGTACCCAAGCCACTGGCCTCACCGTCCTTACCCAGGACAACGAGGACGGCACCTCGGCCTAAGGAGGCTCTTGGCAGGACTCCCCCTGTCAGTATAAGTGAACAAGCAATGAGGCAAGACCAGCCACCCAAATCTATAAGCCCTAACCTAAACACAGATGGAGCTGCTCACACAAGCAGGTACCCCACGGAGGTGAACAACCTCCGGGCCTCTCTGTTAGGACGATGCCTGGACGGAGACTTTCTGAGGACCACAATCACTCTGCAGCAGCCCGTGGAGTTGAATGGAGAGGACGAGCTCGTGTTCACAGTTATAGAGGAGCTCCCGCACAGCCTTGTCCCAGATAATGGCCGTCCCTCCAACCTCCTCAGCTTTAACACCGACTGCTTTCCACAGACTTTAGCTGCTGGCTCTCGCCCGGTCAGCATCATCAGTAGTATTAATGATGAATATGATGCTTACACCTCTCTACAAGGAGCTGTGGGACCAGGCACTGATGTTGGCACCGAACACCAACAAGGTTTGCTTTCCCACAACAAAAAGCAGCCGTCTGTTGGCTCATGGCTTTGTGAATCAGCTGAAGGTGATGGTATTCATTCACAAAGCAGGCTTTACTTGAGGGATAAAACAATGGACAATGCCACCCTGCTGAGCTCACCATGTATATTCCATAAACAGCCGTTCTTACAGCATGGCATTAGGAGCTCCTTAAATGACAGCGGTGTCTGTTTCTCAGAGCTGGAAAGCGACCCTGCTAGCCCAAACAAACCATCTTTTACTAAGTGCCCTCCTTCCCCCGAGTCAGCCAAAGCATCTCTAAAAGGCTCTCTGAAGGTGAAAGCCAATACCCTGAACACATCAGTGTCAACACAGATTCCCCGCCATGCCACCCATTCCAGTCTTCCCAGGAAAACCAAGCCTACCTCATCTGCAGCTGTGGGCTGCAGCAGACAGGAAGGCAGGCAGGATGATGTTTTGCTTCAGCGAAGCAGTTATTGTGATACCAGAGAGGCGGAGTTTCTTTCTGCAAGTAAGCCAACAAGAAGTGGCGTGACTAATGTTTCCTCCAAGAGGTCCGGAGGGAACAGCAACAGTGTACCTCGCCCACCAAAGATGCAGATGTCTTCTTCAGCCCAGAGGGTTGTTGATGGCTGTGAGAAGTCCAGCAGCAGGAGAGGAGACACTCTCATCAAATTGCCACGACTCACTCGGGGCGCAACAACTCTAGGAACCGTTTCCACCCCCCAAGAAGCTGCTTCAGTGATCAGTACACTGAGGTTTTCATCCCTGGGAAAAAAGGCAAATGGACAAAAAAGCAGCACAAAGTTTGGACAGTCGAGTCAAGAACAAAAATTAAGAATTGTGCTGTCTCCAAGTGCCTTAAAAACAAGCAGCAACACTGGAAAGTCCTCAGAGGATGAAGTGCATGTCAAGCTCAGAGCTGGTTCATTCAGCCACAGGACATCCAGCTTTAAAACTGAACACAGTTTTGCAAGGACATCCTCAAGCCTGAAGACGCAAGGAGCCAAAGATTCTTCCAGGTACTTTGGGAGTCTAATGTCTTTGGAAAGGTGCGACAGCCCAACCTTAGCTGGGTCCAAACCTGAGCTGTTCAGAGAAAACAGTGGTGCTACATCTGGAGGAAATGGCAGATCCAACAGATCAGTGCCAAGACTCAGTGATCCGGCATCCACCTCCACATCGGCCTTTCCGTCCCAAGTTCCAGCTGGTGTTTTTGCAGCAACCAGCAAACTGTGGCAGGTCCGCAGTGGCAGCGGCTCAAGAGGAGCAGCTTCTGGTGGACTGAAACTTCGAACGTTGTCTGCCAGCACTTCGAAGAGCCCAAGCTCCTCCCCCAAACTGCCAGAGAATGTAGCTGGGTGCAACACCAACCTACCTTCCAATGGCAAGTCCCCATCTCGCTCTGGAACCGGAGGCAAGACAGTAAAAGGCACCATTATGGGCACCAAGCAGACCATCGGCAGGGCAGCCAACAGCCGGATTAGCGAGTTGGTTTCAGGTAGCCAAAGGAAGATGTTTGGTGGTGGAGCTGGAAGCGACATCCCTGGCAGCAGGACTGGTAGCATCACTGGATCACCCCTCAACGCACCATTGCCATCACCTTACAGCAAGATCACAGCGCCTCGGAGGCCACAGCGCTACAGCAGTGGGCACGGCAGCGACAACAGCAGCATCCTGAGTGGGGAGCTGCCCCCCGCCATGGGACGCACCGCCCTGTTTTACCACAGCGGGGGCAGCAGCGGCTACGAGAGCATGATCCGAGACAGCGAGACAACCGGCAGCACCTCCTCGGCACACGACTCTATGAGCGAGAGCAGAGCATCCTCATCAAATAGGAGCCGAGTTTCTAAATCGCCCAAGAAGAGAGGAAACG GGTTCCTGCGGCGGCGGCTAATCCCTGCCCCCCTGCCGGACACCTCCTCCCTGGGCAGGAAGCTGGGTGGTCAGTGGGTGGACCTGCCGCCGCTGGGCGGCACCCTGAAGGAGCAGTTTGAGATAAAGGTGTATGAGATTGACAACGTTGAGTGTGTGCAGAAGAGGAAGGAGGCGCTGATGGGATCTGAG CAGACGTTCCACGATGTTGAGAAG GGTCTGCTCTACTTCAATGCCCGGTTGAGGATGCTGGAGAAGCGGCAGCAGCAGATCCAAGAGCTAAAGAGCAAACACGACAGGCTGAAGGCGGAGCTGGAGGAGGCCAAGAGCTGGCTGATGCTCCACCCGAGCAGGTGGAGTGGAGAGT TTGACGTGGACCAGGACCTGGACTGCGAGTCCCAGGAGTACCTAGAggctctggctcaggccacGGGGGAGCTGGAGTACTGCGTCAACCTGTGCAAGTCCCGTCTCATGATGGAGACCTGCTTCGACATCACCGTGATGACAGCAGGTGACGCTGCGCAAGGGGGCCGTCAGGAGGTGGAGGTGTGA